A genomic stretch from Lathyrus oleraceus cultivar Zhongwan6 chromosome 2, CAAS_Psat_ZW6_1.0, whole genome shotgun sequence includes:
- the LOC127122059 gene encoding uncharacterized protein LOC127122059: MPNVATNPFPEHGIVNMITKDENLIMDILKVKTLLVSVHLKLFKAGILKQDHEKCFICLRDPKGCFDVQKDIKMLISNGVLQVSGKKKNNEVFMIVPIFNKPMAFEILCPLKESTPLDDSARCLNIKILAPFPYKSDKVVPWGYEPTTIMNGVEKPLVNNKVVTNISDASGLTRRGRVFTPVILRSGKPVVEKPNNVKAPLVIPESRPIQDVEAGEFLRLIQKSDYKVVDQLLQTQSKIFVMSLLLNSEAHRKALLKFLGKAYVNPNVTVDHFDHVVGNITCCNILSFSDNALPAEGKKYNNALYISMGYEKDSLSHAAVDIDSSLNVMPKINLAMLFYIGAEIRPSEVVVKGFDGSKRTVMGEIVLPMMVGLQQFQILFQGMEINPGYSCLLGRPWIHDACVVTSTLHHELKFIRNGKLAIVYGEQVLMISQLSSFRYIDVEKDVVITQFQGLEIANAVRIEDLDEDKVGTSMASLKDEQQVVASGQTLGWGKIV, from the coding sequence ATGCCAAATGTGGCAACTAACCCATTTCCTGAGCATGGGATAGTAAATATGATTACCAAAGATGAGAATTTGATTATGGACATCCTGAAAGTGAAGACTCTGTTGGTATCTGTGCACCTCAAGCTGTTCAAAGCTGGTATTCTGAAGCAAGATCATGAGAAATGCTTTATTTGTTTGAGGGACCCTAAAGGTTGTTTCGATGTGCAGAAAGATATAAAGATGTTGATTTCCAATGGTGTGTTACAGGTTAGTGGGAAGAAAAAGAATAATGAAGTGTTTATGATAGTACCTATCTTCAATAAGCCCATGGCTTTTGAGATATTATGCCCGCTCAAAGAAAGTACACCTCTTGATGACTCTGCTAGGTGCTTGAACATCAAAATTCTAGCTCCTTTCCCCTACAAATCTGATAAAGTTGTACCATGGGGGTACGAGCCCACTACCATCATGAATGGTGTTGAGAAGCCATTGGTCAACAACAAAGTTGTCACTAATATTTCCGATGCAAGCGGTCTCACAAGAAGAGGTAGGGTTTTCACTCCTGTTATTCTTAGAAGTGGTAAGCCGGTGGTCGAAAAGCCTAACAATGTTAAAGCTCCATTGGTCATTCCTGAGAGTAGACCCATACAAGATGTAGAGGCTGGAGAATTTTTGCGCCTGATACAAAAAAGTGATTATAAGGTGGTGGATCAACTCCTTCAAACCCAGTCCAAGATATTTGTTATGTCTTTACTCTTGAACTCTGAAGCGCACCGCAAGGCTTTGTTGAAATTCTTAGGGAAAGCCTATGTAAATCCAAATGTCACGGTTGATCATTTTGACCATGTAGTTGGAAACATTACATGTTGCAACATACTAAGCTTTTCTGACAATGCGTTGCCCGCCGAGGGAAAAAAGTATAATAACGCTCTCTACATATCCATGGGATATGAAAAAGACTCTCTTTCACACGCTGCAGTTGATATCGACTCTTCTTTGAATGTGATGCCAAAGATTAATCTTGCCATGTTGTTCTACATTGGTGCTGAAATCAGACCAAGCGAGGTTGTTGTAAAGGGCTTTGATGGTTCTAAAAGGACTGTAATGGGTGAAATTGTCTTGCCGATGATGGTTGGTCTACAACAGTTTCAAATTCTCTTCCAGGGGATGGAAATTAATCCCGGTTATAGTTGTTTGCTTGGGAGACCGTGGATCCATGATGCATGTGTTGTCACATCCACCTTGCACCATGAATTGAAATTCATCCGAAATGGCAAGCTTGCTATCGTTTATGGTGAACAAGTCCTGATGATCAGTCAATTATCTTCTTTCAGATACATTGACGTAGAAAAGGATGTTGTCATTACCCAGTTTCAAGGGCTCGAAATTGCTAATGCAGTTCGGATTGAGGATCTTGATGAAGATAAGGTGGGAACTTCTATGGCATCTTTGAAAGATGAGCAACAAGTGGTGGCCAGTGGTCAAACCTTGGGTTGGGGCAAGATTGTGTAA